A portion of the Tiliqua scincoides isolate rTilSci1 chromosome 3, rTilSci1.hap2, whole genome shotgun sequence genome contains these proteins:
- the CHRNA10 gene encoding neuronal acetylcholine receptor subunit alpha-10 encodes MRPGAGAAVLLCAAVLGPGCAPGCLAAQGKFAYKLFNDLFVNYSSALRPAEDTDRVLNVTLQVTLSQIIDMDERNQILTAYLWIRQVWVDAYLGWDKEAYDGIDTIRIPSTYVWRPDIVLYNNADDQFTGSMETNVVIRHDGQIMWDSPAITKSSCKVDVSYFPFDGQQCRLTFGSWTYNGNQIDILNSMETGDLTDFVENVEWEVLGMPAKRSVVTYGCCSEPYPDITYTLLLKRRASFYIFNLLLPCVMISFLAPLGFYLPADSGEKVSLGVTVLLALTVFQLLVAESMPPSENVPLIGKYYIATMTMITASTALTIFIMNIHHCGPGARPVPRWAKTLILQHMARLFFVYEVGESCKSPRREPELVPRVQVASSGSAEEDPQGKAQPCGAASSPEDVPLARTPPSQRPPGTPEQMNWNGTRVDPVPGAGECGGLEPPSYAKSRCRCPHSSILRNVEYITSCFRDQKAASKRTGEWKKVAKVMDRFFMWVFFAMVFIMSVLIMGKAI; translated from the exons GCTGCCTGGCGGCTCAGGGCAAGTTTGCCTACAAGCTGTTCAACGATTTGTTTGTCAACTACTCCAGTGCTCTGCGGCCTGCAGAAGACACGGACCGAGTCCTCAATGTCACCCTCCAGGTCACCCTCTCTCAGATCATCGACATG GATGAGAGGAATCAAATCTTGACAGCGTACCTGTGGATTCGGCAGGTGTGGGTGGATGCCTATCTGGGCTGGGATAAGGAAGCTTATGATGGTATTGACACCATCCGGATACCCAGCACCTACGTCTGGAGGCCAGACATTGTCCTGTACAACAA TGCTGATGACCAGTTCACTGGCTCCATGGAGACCAACGTGGTGATCCGCCACGACGGCCAAATCATGTGGGACTCTCCAGCCATCACCAAAAGCTCCTGCAAGGTGGACGTCTCCTACTTCCCCTTTGACGGCCAGCAGTGCCGCCtgacctttggctcctggacgtACAATGGGAACCAGATTGACATTCTCAACAGCATGGAGACGGGTGACCTGACGGACTTTGTGGAGAACGTGGAGTGGGAGGTGCTGGGCATGCCGGCCAAGCGGAGCGTCGTCACCTACGGCTGTTGCTCAGAGCCCTACCCAGACATCACCTACACACTGCTGCTCAAGAGGCGGGCCTCCTTCTACATCTTCAACCTGCTCCTGCCCTGCGTCATGATCTCCTTCCTCGCCCCGCTGGGCTTCTACCTGCCAGCAGACTCGGGGGAGAAggtctccctgggagtgacgGTGCTGCTGGCCCTCACAGTCTTCCAGCTGCTGGTGGCCGAGAGCATGCCACCCTCAGAGAACGTGCCGCTCATTG GCAAGTACTACATTGCCACCATGACCATGATCACCGCCTCCACCGCCTTGACCATCTTCATCATGAACATCCACCACTGTGGCCCAGGGGCCCGTCCTGTCCCAAGGTGGGCCAAGACTCTCATCCTGCAGCACATGGCTCGCCTGTTCTTCGTCTATGAGGTGGGGGAGAGCTGCAAGAGCCCCAGGCGGGAGCCAGAGCTTGTCCCCAGGGTCCAGGTGGCCAGCAGTGGGTCTGCTGAGGAGGACCCTCAGGGCAAGGCCCAGCCTTGCGGAGCCGCCTCGTCCCCAGAGGACGTGCCACTGGCTCGGACTCCTCCTTCGCAGAGACCGCCCGGCACTCCTGAACAGATGAACTGGAATGGGACGCGTGTGGACCCCGTGCCTGGGGCTGGGGAGTGTGGGGGCCTGGAGCCACCCAGCTATGCCAAGAGCCGGTGCCGGTGCCCTCACAGCAGCATCCTTCGGAACGTCGAGTACATCACCAGCTGCTTCCGGGACCAGAAGGCGGCCTCGAAACGGACCGGGGAGTGGAAGAAAGTGGCCAAAGTCATGGATCGCTTCTTCATGTGGGTCTTCTTTGCCATGGTCTTCATCATGAGTGTGCTCATTATGGGCAAAGCCATCTGA